A window of the Vibrio ostreae genome harbors these coding sequences:
- the mbhE gene encoding hydrogen gas-evolving membrane-bound hydrogenase subunit E — MPELTLHARSQPIAWLLFPLLPLVIFVALLFCYDAQGSDAQGTVWSVPWVASMGINLSVRLDGLSALFAGLISGIGFLIQVYALAYLRGKPARLSFHCQLTLFMLAMLGLVVSDNLLLLFVFWELTTLTSYLLIGFNHESPTSRQNALQSLLVTGAGGLALLAGLIMLGDIANSYELDVILQQTEVIASHALFLPSMVLIFLGAVTKSAQFPFHFWLPNAMAAPTPVSAYLHSATMVKAGVYLLARFSPIYSHSEVWFYTLVIIGGITAVWCTLVAIRQTDLKLMLAYSTNVALGKLMLLLGIGTQLSVSALLLFIVAHALYKAALFMVVGNVDLATGTRDIRRLSGLNSVLVMSTTALVIAALSKAGLLPMMGFVSKEYMYKASLEIGIMVTATLVAANALMVSVAILLVRKPFFSRQSGTASTIKPVEKRWALWLPATLLASGSLLLPLFGLNWLDDQVITPGVAAILPGAEPEPTKLWQGFNFALLLSVITVLLGVAVYVLCPGLLSRWRSAGERVIKAEVVFSGLIGAMTQIARWQTQCLQHKPLRSYVLRFFSVLAGLLLISSMAFTTLPFDSLSEVVFYEIAIALLMVAAVFVCITTGARLLAIAALGSIGFMTTLVFMLYSAPDVAKTLLLVETLMVVFMALLMRHIPRLETVHAHSALRKTVHAIVAVTIGLSVCMLLLYVTKQPLDLTVTDFYARNSVPGGHGRNIVNVILVDFRALDTLGEALVVVLSGLAAVSLLSSRYGKQNRIQSLIFATTSHIVAALMLVFSLYLLLRGHNHPGGGFIGALIAVIGFSLLMFAKSPRYVRDRLHYPPFRIALFGVLLSLTAGSFSYVAGLPLLTGLWWTEPVTIGTPLMFDIGIYLAVIGGVMGMLLRINEELD, encoded by the coding sequence ATGCCTGAATTGACTCTTCATGCTCGTTCGCAGCCTATAGCCTGGCTTTTGTTTCCGTTGTTGCCGCTGGTTATCTTTGTTGCGTTGCTTTTCTGCTATGACGCGCAGGGGAGTGACGCACAGGGGACAGTCTGGTCTGTACCTTGGGTGGCGTCGATGGGGATCAACCTGAGTGTACGCCTCGACGGATTATCTGCTCTTTTCGCGGGATTAATCAGCGGTATCGGTTTTTTGATTCAGGTGTATGCGCTGGCATATCTGCGTGGCAAACCGGCCCGGTTGTCATTTCACTGTCAACTCACTTTGTTTATGCTGGCCATGCTCGGCTTGGTGGTCAGTGACAACTTGTTACTCCTGTTTGTTTTTTGGGAGCTAACTACGCTCACTTCTTATTTGCTGATCGGGTTTAACCATGAGAGCCCGACTTCACGTCAAAACGCCCTGCAATCGTTACTGGTTACCGGAGCGGGTGGGCTAGCGTTGCTGGCCGGGCTCATAATGCTGGGTGACATAGCAAATAGTTATGAGCTCGACGTGATATTGCAGCAGACTGAAGTGATAGCCAGCCATGCGCTGTTTTTGCCCTCCATGGTGCTCATCTTTCTCGGCGCCGTGACTAAATCGGCACAATTTCCTTTTCATTTTTGGCTGCCCAATGCAATGGCGGCGCCGACACCGGTCAGTGCTTATCTTCATTCGGCGACTATGGTCAAGGCCGGGGTCTATTTACTGGCTCGCTTTTCTCCGATCTATTCCCACAGCGAGGTATGGTTTTATACCCTGGTGATCATCGGCGGAATTACGGCGGTCTGGTGTACGCTGGTCGCTATCCGTCAAACGGATCTCAAGTTAATGCTTGCATACAGCACTAATGTTGCACTGGGTAAACTGATGTTGTTACTTGGCATCGGTACTCAGTTATCGGTGTCCGCATTGCTGCTTTTTATCGTGGCGCACGCTCTGTACAAAGCGGCTCTGTTCATGGTGGTGGGAAACGTTGATCTGGCGACCGGGACCAGAGATATACGGCGCCTGTCCGGCTTGAACTCAGTTCTGGTCATGAGCACAACAGCATTGGTGATTGCGGCGTTATCGAAGGCCGGTCTGCTGCCCATGATGGGATTTGTCAGTAAAGAGTATATGTACAAAGCCTCGCTGGAAATCGGGATTATGGTTACCGCGACTTTGGTAGCGGCCAATGCATTAATGGTATCGGTGGCTATTTTGTTAGTACGCAAGCCGTTTTTCTCGCGTCAATCCGGGACGGCGTCAACCATCAAACCGGTCGAAAAAAGGTGGGCTTTGTGGCTTCCCGCGACCTTATTAGCGTCAGGCAGCCTTCTTTTACCTCTGTTTGGCCTGAACTGGCTGGATGATCAGGTCATTACGCCCGGTGTCGCGGCAATCTTGCCCGGAGCTGAGCCTGAACCAACCAAACTTTGGCAAGGGTTCAACTTCGCGTTATTGCTGAGTGTCATCACGGTTTTGCTGGGGGTGGCGGTGTACGTGTTATGTCCGGGCCTGCTTTCGCGCTGGCGCAGTGCAGGGGAGCGAGTTATCAAGGCCGAGGTGGTCTTTTCCGGGTTGATTGGGGCTATGACGCAGATTGCCCGCTGGCAAACACAGTGCCTGCAGCACAAACCGCTGCGCAGTTATGTATTACGGTTTTTTAGCGTACTGGCCGGCTTGCTGCTCATCAGTTCGATGGCGTTTACCACGCTGCCCTTTGATTCCCTGTCTGAGGTGGTTTTTTACGAAATTGCGATAGCACTGCTGATGGTGGCGGCGGTGTTTGTTTGTATTACCACCGGTGCACGCCTGTTGGCGATTGCGGCGCTGGGCAGCATAGGTTTTATGACCACACTTGTGTTTATGCTCTACAGTGCGCCGGATGTGGCTAAAACCCTGCTGCTGGTTGAAACCTTGATGGTGGTATTTATGGCGCTTCTGATGCGCCATATTCCCCGTCTGGAAACGGTGCACGCTCATTCCGCTCTGCGTAAGACTGTACATGCGATCGTCGCTGTGACGATAGGGCTTAGCGTTTGTATGCTTTTGCTCTATGTGACCAAACAGCCGCTGGACCTGACAGTGACCGACTTCTATGCACGCAACAGTGTGCCGGGCGGGCACGGGCGTAATATCGTTAACGTTATCCTGGTTGACTTTCGTGCGCTGGACACACTGGGTGAAGCGCTGGTGGTTGTCCTGTCAGGCCTGGCTGCGGTGAGTTTACTTTCTTCACGCTACGGTAAACAAAATCGTATCCAGTCGCTGATTTTTGCGACGACCTCTCATATTGTTGCGGCGCTGATGCTGGTTTTCTCTCTGTACTTATTGCTGCGCGGACATAATCATCCCGGCGGTGGTTTTATCGGCGCGTTAATCGCGGTGATCGGTTTCTCTTTGCTGATGTTCGCTAAATCACCGCGTTATGTGCGCGACAGACTGCATTATCCGCCGTTTCGGATTGCGCTGTTCGGGGTGCTGTTGAGCCTGACGGCCGGCAGTTTCAGCTATGTTGCCGGTTTACCCTTATTAACCGGTTTGTGGTGGACAGAACCAGTTACGATCGGCACACCGCTGATGTTCGACATCGGTATTTACCTGGCGGTGATCGGCGGCGTGATGGGAATGCTGCTGCGCATCAATGAGGAGCTGGACTAA
- a CDS encoding Na+/H+ antiporter subunit C, whose protein sequence is MELLWSMVVGVFVSAGIYLMLERHVLRLLFGLILLSSAINLAIFTAGRLTPGLPALIETEQVLPPEGAANSLPQALILTAIVIGFGLLIFTLILLYRANSEAGSADADCMQSSEDDK, encoded by the coding sequence ATGGAACTGCTCTGGAGCATGGTCGTCGGGGTATTTGTTTCGGCAGGCATCTATCTGATGTTAGAGAGGCATGTGCTGCGTTTACTGTTCGGGCTGATTCTGCTCAGCAGCGCGATTAATCTGGCGATCTTCACCGCCGGCCGGCTGACACCGGGCTTACCGGCACTGATTGAAACCGAACAGGTATTACCGCCGGAAGGGGCGGCTAATTCGTTACCGCAGGCCTTGATCCTGACCGCTATTGTGATTGGCTTCGGTTTGCTGATATTCACTTTGATACTGCTTTACCGTGCCAATTCTGAAGCAGGCTCGGCCGATGCGGATTGCATGCAATCATCGGAGGACGACAAATGA
- a CDS encoding proton-conducting transporter transmembrane domain-containing protein, with amino-acid sequence MISVLLTLPVVIALFTAIGLFFVRDSHRVSEWVSAISSIFTLIVSWVLGVTVLEQGPQAVAFGQWPAPFGIVFVADLFSVAMVTVTALIGVVSVFYAMADLSHKPAYGLYHMLMHVLLAGVYGAFLTGDIFNLYVWFEVMLIASFALMVTNARKQQIDGAVKYVVLNLVSTLVFLLAIGLLYGATGTLNLADLHGKVGRLSVEIQTSLAALFLFAFAIKSALFPLFAWLPASYHTLPSGVVALFAALLTKVGVYALMRVFTLVFPLPGSGWQSTLIWVAALTMLTGVLGAASQFSIKKILSFHIISQIGYMIMGLALYTPLALSGAIFYIVHHIIVKANLFLIGGFLERRYGSDQLAQLGGVYKAMPWLAVLFLIPAFSLAGFPPLSGFWGKFLVIKASVETTYYALATVALVVGLLTIFSMTKIWSEAFWKASPEARKEASLPLKIQWLYCAPIVLLTLITVLIGLVAEPFYQFALQAAGQLLQPDGYIHAVLGEKE; translated from the coding sequence ATGATCTCTGTGCTGCTGACTCTGCCGGTGGTGATCGCTTTGTTTACTGCGATCGGGCTGTTTTTTGTCCGGGATTCTCATCGTGTCTCGGAATGGGTCAGTGCGATAAGCTCGATTTTTACTCTGATCGTGAGTTGGGTACTGGGTGTTACTGTGCTTGAACAGGGGCCACAGGCGGTGGCATTTGGTCAGTGGCCGGCACCGTTTGGTATTGTGTTTGTGGCTGATCTTTTTAGTGTGGCGATGGTGACGGTCACTGCGCTGATCGGCGTGGTGAGTGTGTTTTATGCTATGGCAGATTTGTCGCATAAACCAGCATACGGGCTTTATCACATGCTGATGCACGTGCTGCTTGCCGGGGTGTATGGCGCGTTTCTGACCGGTGATATCTTTAATCTCTATGTTTGGTTTGAAGTGATGCTCATCGCTTCATTTGCACTGATGGTAACCAACGCACGTAAGCAACAAATTGACGGTGCGGTGAAGTATGTCGTCCTCAATCTGGTTTCTACCCTGGTGTTTTTACTCGCGATTGGTTTGCTCTATGGCGCGACCGGTACGCTTAATCTGGCAGACTTACATGGCAAAGTGGGCCGTTTGTCGGTTGAAATACAGACCTCATTAGCTGCGTTATTTCTATTTGCGTTTGCGATTAAGTCGGCGCTTTTTCCGCTCTTCGCCTGGTTGCCGGCGTCCTATCATACCTTACCCAGTGGCGTTGTGGCCCTGTTTGCGGCTTTACTGACCAAAGTGGGCGTGTATGCGTTGATGCGGGTTTTTACTCTGGTATTTCCGCTGCCCGGCAGTGGATGGCAGTCAACCTTGATATGGGTTGCCGCATTGACGATGTTAACCGGTGTGCTCGGTGCAGCCAGTCAGTTCAGTATTAAAAAAATATTGTCATTTCATATTATTAGTCAGATTGGCTACATGATCATGGGGCTTGCGTTGTATACACCGCTGGCGTTATCCGGTGCCATTTTTTATATCGTTCATCATATTATCGTTAAGGCTAACCTGTTCTTGATCGGCGGTTTTCTGGAACGTAGATATGGTTCGGACCAACTTGCGCAATTAGGTGGCGTGTATAAGGCAATGCCGTGGCTGGCGGTGCTGTTTTTGATACCTGCGTTCTCGCTGGCGGGATTTCCGCCATTGTCGGGGTTCTGGGGCAAGTTTCTGGTAATAAAAGCCAGTGTGGAAACAACGTACTACGCACTGGCCACGGTCGCTTTGGTGGTCGGATTGTTAACGATATTCTCAATGACCAAAATCTGGAGCGAAGCATTCTGGAAGGCTTCTCCCGAGGCCCGGAAAGAGGCCTCGCTACCGCTGAAAATCCAGTGGTTGTATTGTGCACCAATCGTGCTGTTAACTTTAATCACTGTGCTGATTGGTCTGGTGGCGGAGCCATTTTATCAGTTTGCGCTTCAGGCGGCGGGACAGTTGTTGCAACCTGATGGCTATATTCATGCTGTGCTGGGAGAGAAGGAATGA
- a CDS encoding Na+/H+ antiporter subunit E, with protein MTYLLLNLFLALIWMMLNGSYTSLSFIAGFVIGFIILRLSRPFGLKSSYFRRFRAVFVLLLYFSYEVILSSARVVWDVITPTHLSDPDILYIPLDVQSDLEITLLANMVSLTPGSLSLDVTPDKKYLIVHAMFASKQDQVVRSIKQGLEKKILEVTRD; from the coding sequence ATGACGTATTTATTACTCAATCTTTTTTTAGCCCTGATCTGGATGATGCTTAACGGCAGCTACACCAGCCTGAGTTTTATCGCCGGATTTGTGATTGGTTTCATTATCTTGCGCCTTAGCCGGCCTTTTGGGCTCAAAAGCAGCTATTTTCGACGTTTCAGAGCGGTGTTCGTTCTGTTGCTCTATTTCAGCTATGAAGTGATTCTCTCGTCTGCGCGTGTTGTCTGGGATGTGATTACGCCGACTCATCTCAGCGACCCCGATATCCTTTATATCCCACTGGATGTGCAGTCTGACCTGGAGATCACGCTTCTGGCTAATATGGTTTCTCTGACTCCGGGCAGCCTGAGCCTGGATGTTACACCGGACAAGAAATACCTTATTGTGCATGCTATGTTTGCTTCCAAACAAGATCAGGTGGTACGAAGCATTAAACAGGGACTGGAGAAAAAAATTCTGGAGGTGACTCGTGACTGA
- a CDS encoding cation:proton antiporter yields MTDWLVLSINIAYAGLLVSILFAFIRLILGPTLADRVVALDLISFTTIGFVTVYTLDSGQQALLDIAITLGLVAFLGTVAFARLIIKQKGNE; encoded by the coding sequence GTGACTGACTGGTTAGTACTCAGTATCAATATCGCCTACGCCGGGTTATTAGTTAGCATATTATTTGCGTTTATCCGCTTGATTCTGGGACCGACGCTGGCAGATCGGGTCGTTGCGCTTGATCTGATCTCATTTACCACCATAGGTTTTGTGACGGTCTACACACTCGATAGTGGTCAGCAAGCTTTGTTAGATATTGCGATTACACTCGGGTTGGTTGCATTTCTGGGGACAGTCGCGTTTGCCCGGTTGATCATTAAACAGAAGGGAAACGAATAA
- the mnhG gene encoding monovalent cation/H(+) antiporter subunit G — MEAITGILLCLGTVFIVIASLGVLRMPDLYTRMHAATKAGTVGVSCLLLALAFSIPEITVISRVIGTILFIVLTAPVATHLLGRAMIKTGYKIWRND, encoded by the coding sequence ATGGAAGCCATCACGGGAATTCTGCTGTGTCTGGGAACCGTATTCATTGTGATTGCCAGTTTAGGCGTGCTGAGAATGCCCGACCTTTACACACGCATGCACGCGGCGACCAAAGCCGGTACGGTTGGCGTCAGTTGTTTATTGCTGGCATTAGCGTTCAGCATCCCGGAAATTACGGTCATTTCCCGCGTTATTGGCACGATTTTATTTATTGTTCTTACCGCTCCGGTTGCAACTCATCTGCTTGGCCGCGCAATGATAAAAACCGGTTATAAAATCTGGCGCAATGACTAA
- a CDS encoding GNAT family N-acetyltransferase — MLKIRRYKTDDALTLRELFISTVRHINQRDYTQEQLCAWAPVEFDAVLWDTQLTLLNPYVVHLNGKIVGYADLQPDGLIDHFFCHYQHQGQGIGRFLMQHVLIKAQQRGIKRLHAHVSITARPFFEHMGFRVVKAQQVTVQEQTLTNYLMERPAW, encoded by the coding sequence TTGTTAAAGATTCGTCGTTATAAAACCGATGATGCCCTTACTTTACGAGAGCTTTTCATCAGCACGGTTCGTCACATCAACCAACGCGATTACACTCAGGAGCAATTGTGTGCCTGGGCTCCGGTCGAATTTGACGCTGTTTTGTGGGACACACAGCTAACGTTGTTAAATCCTTATGTTGTACATCTCAATGGCAAAATTGTCGGTTATGCCGACTTACAACCCGATGGTTTAATTGACCACTTCTTTTGTCATTATCAGCATCAGGGGCAAGGCATCGGACGATTTTTAATGCAGCATGTCCTGATTAAGGCTCAGCAACGGGGTATTAAACGGCTCCATGCTCATGTCAGTATTACTGCCCGTCCTTTTTTCGAACATATGGGCTTTCGGGTAGTCAAGGCACAGCAGGTGACTGTACAGGAACAGACGCTGACTAACTATCTGATGGAACGACCGGCGTGGTAG
- a CDS encoding transposase yields the protein MTTARSQLIRPDVTPYYHCVSRCVRRSYLCGYDKLSGQSYEHRRDWVEQRILSLAAIYCVRICAYAIMSNHYHLVTFIDTDAAQSLSELEVVERWGAEHTLPVIIQRYISQQLTCETEWNLCHQLIDTWRQRLCSLSWFMKELNYDIAVQANREDDCTGRFWEGRFKSQALLDEKALLAVMAYVDLNPIRANIAPSLKQSDHTSIKFRLSELEKGNTTASPLSDFVGYQHQDKAAGIPFRLSDYLELLDWIGRQLRPDKKGRLDATHPFILQQLTLPQQTCLRLCTQLEKQSGLWIGSTPELLRAKDKLKRKRMCGVHIS from the coding sequence ATGACGACCGCACGCAGTCAGCTCATCCGTCCTGATGTTACACCTTATTATCATTGTGTTTCTCGCTGCGTAAGACGTTCTTACTTATGCGGATACGACAAGCTGTCCGGGCAGTCTTACGAACATCGTCGTGACTGGGTAGAACAGCGCATCCTGTCCTTAGCCGCAATCTACTGTGTCCGTATTTGCGCCTATGCCATTATGAGCAACCATTACCATCTGGTTACGTTTATCGATACCGACGCAGCCCAGTCTCTTTCAGAGCTTGAAGTCGTCGAACGGTGGGGCGCAGAACACACCTTACCTGTCATCATACAGAGATACATTTCTCAGCAACTGACCTGCGAAACTGAATGGAACCTCTGCCATCAACTCATAGATACCTGGCGACAACGCCTGTGTTCACTAAGCTGGTTTATGAAAGAACTGAACTACGATATTGCCGTTCAAGCGAATAGAGAAGATGATTGCACAGGGCGATTTTGGGAAGGCAGGTTTAAATCTCAAGCTCTGCTAGATGAAAAAGCGCTGCTCGCAGTAATGGCTTACGTTGATCTTAACCCGATCAGAGCGAATATTGCACCGTCACTGAAACAATCTGATCACACGTCGATTAAATTCAGACTGTCAGAGCTCGAAAAAGGCAATACAACAGCATCGCCTTTATCTGATTTTGTTGGTTACCAACATCAGGATAAGGCGGCAGGTATCCCTTTCCGGCTCAGTGATTACCTGGAACTGCTTGATTGGATCGGGCGTCAGTTAAGACCTGACAAAAAAGGACGACTCGATGCCACTCATCCCTTCATCCTGCAGCAGTTAACCCTGCCCCAGCAGACGTGCCTGAGACTCTGCACCCAGTTAGAAAAGCAGTCTGGGCTATGGATAGGTTCAACCCCTGAGTTACTGCGCGCAAAAGACAAACTCAAGCGTAAACGTATGTGTGGCGTTCATATATCCTGA
- the rplY gene encoding 50S ribosomal protein L25, with translation MKFEAVVRTELGKGASRRLRHAGQFPAIVYGGEAAPVSIALNHDDVINQMDKPEFYETIVLVIDGAEVKVKPQDVQRHAFKPKVEHMDFIRI, from the coding sequence ATGAAATTTGAAGCAGTAGTACGTACTGAGCTAGGTAAAGGTGCGAGCCGCCGCCTACGTCACGCTGGTCAATTCCCTGCTATCGTTTACGGTGGTGAGGCTGCGCCAGTTTCTATCGCTCTGAACCACGATGACGTGATCAACCAGATGGATAAGCCTGAATTCTACGAAACTATCGTTCTAGTAATCGATGGTGCTGAAGTTAAGGTTAAACCACAAGACGTTCAACGTCACGCGTTCAAGCCAAAAGTTGAGCACATGGACTTCATCCGCATCTAA
- a CDS encoding ATP-binding protein, with translation MPNKSSPLRKLSLKTRLLLAATLWLGVMILAAGYLIPSLIKDYLIADAEQQLTLSMDEITANLGANDRGSLSLGIRLSDPRFYQPYSGLYWTAKVGSQELRSRSLWDRSMTKETHALKTRYFGAKDEPLIVLSRTIYLREFSNPINIVVGVDEAPIMATLKQVGGQLWGILGLLFIGVLILIGAQISWSLWPLAKMQKELVALRKGQQSSLDESYPKEIAPLIRDLNALLFHYQELLERARHHAGNLSHALKTPLSVLKNESEQLPQDQQNKLQPSIDQIQSQIDYHLGRARMAGSANILAAKTNPSERVDAISIAFDKVYAEREIILVNELDSELEVSVESTDFDEMMGNILENGYKWASSLIRVYSRTLDRQRVEITVEDDGPGIDEADLHRATKRGVRLDESEPGTGLGLNIVSEMAHSYQGKLTLSRSKLGGLKVTLTLKQPTP, from the coding sequence ATGCCGAATAAGTCCTCGCCGCTCAGAAAACTCAGTCTGAAAACCCGCTTATTGCTTGCTGCAACCTTATGGCTAGGCGTGATGATTCTTGCGGCCGGTTATCTGATTCCAAGCCTTATCAAAGATTACCTGATTGCCGATGCCGAGCAGCAGCTTACTCTCTCGATGGATGAAATCACGGCGAACCTCGGCGCCAATGACCGTGGAAGCCTGAGCCTTGGCATCCGCTTGTCAGATCCCCGTTTCTATCAGCCCTACAGCGGTCTGTACTGGACCGCCAAAGTCGGCAGCCAGGAGTTGCGCTCACGCTCTCTGTGGGACCGCTCGATGACCAAAGAAACCCATGCACTTAAAACCCGTTACTTTGGCGCCAAAGATGAACCCTTGATTGTGCTGTCGCGTACCATTTATCTGCGGGAATTCTCCAATCCAATTAACATTGTGGTCGGAGTGGATGAAGCGCCCATCATGGCGACCTTGAAACAGGTCGGAGGCCAATTGTGGGGCATCCTCGGCTTACTGTTTATCGGCGTGCTGATATTGATTGGAGCACAGATTTCCTGGTCGCTGTGGCCGCTGGCGAAAATGCAAAAAGAGCTGGTTGCATTGCGCAAAGGGCAACAATCGAGTCTGGATGAGAGTTACCCGAAAGAAATCGCACCGCTGATCCGCGATCTCAATGCCCTGCTGTTTCACTACCAGGAACTGCTGGAACGCGCACGTCATCATGCAGGTAACCTGTCCCATGCTCTGAAAACCCCGCTGTCGGTACTGAAAAACGAAAGCGAACAACTGCCCCAGGATCAGCAAAACAAGCTGCAACCTTCTATTGATCAGATTCAATCTCAGATTGACTATCATCTCGGCCGGGCCCGAATGGCCGGCTCGGCCAATATTCTGGCAGCCAAAACCAACCCGAGTGAACGGGTTGACGCCATATCCATCGCGTTTGATAAAGTATACGCCGAACGTGAAATCATTTTGGTCAACGAATTGGATTCAGAACTCGAAGTCAGTGTCGAAAGTACCGACTTTGATGAAATGATGGGCAACATACTGGAAAATGGTTATAAGTGGGCATCATCCCTGATTAGAGTTTATAGCCGTACCCTTGATAGACAACGGGTGGAAATTACCGTTGAAGATGACGGGCCGGGCATCGATGAGGCTGATTTGCATCGTGCAACCAAACGTGGCGTACGCCTGGACGAAAGTGAACCAGGAACTGGACTCGGACTGAATATTGTCAGTGAAATGGCGCACAGTTATCAGGGCAAACTGACTTTATCACGCAGTAAACTGGGTGGACTGAAAGTCACACTGACCCTGAAACAGCCTACACCGTGA
- a CDS encoding response regulator transcription factor codes for MKILVIEDDTRLGEQIIDALDQAGWVAELSQDGVDALYRATSEPWDAIVLDLGLPKLDGLTVLKGIRDENINTPVVILSARDTLTQRIDGLNAGADDYLTKPFEVLELIARLRAQLRRASGSASPVLSYGQLSLDTRTSTVTWQGAPVSLTALEYKVIAYFLHNPDKVISRTELVEHIYKQDFDRDSNTIEVFIGRIRKKVAPEIIKTVRGLGYQLNAE; via the coding sequence ATGAAAATTCTGGTTATCGAAGACGATACCCGCTTGGGCGAACAAATTATCGACGCCCTGGATCAGGCTGGCTGGGTCGCAGAATTATCCCAAGACGGCGTCGATGCGCTGTATCGCGCCACTTCTGAGCCCTGGGATGCGATTGTTCTCGATTTGGGCCTGCCAAAACTCGATGGCCTGACAGTGCTTAAAGGCATCCGGGATGAGAACATCAACACACCGGTCGTTATTCTGAGTGCGCGTGACACGCTAACCCAACGGATTGACGGCCTGAATGCGGGCGCAGATGACTATCTCACCAAACCGTTTGAAGTTCTGGAGCTGATCGCGCGTTTGCGTGCCCAGTTACGCAGAGCATCCGGTAGCGCGTCACCGGTTTTGTCTTACGGCCAGCTCAGTCTGGACACTCGCACTTCCACGGTAACCTGGCAGGGCGCGCCGGTCAGCCTGACGGCTTTGGAATATAAAGTGATCGCCTATTTTCTGCACAATCCGGATAAGGTGATTTCACGAACCGAACTGGTTGAGCACATCTACAAGCAAGATTTTGATCGTGACTCCAATACCATAGAGGTGTTCATCGGTCGGATACGCAAAAAAGTCGCACCTGAAATCATCAAAACCGTGCGCGGCCTGGGATATCAGCTGAATGCCGAATAA
- a CDS encoding PepSY domain-containing protein: MLNQSLKLRTWITLLGCLSLPVMAQQSAGHEFLQDAERHGARVEIDEDQDKVFAAVQQGRIRPFSELYAAIDEQLYGRVIKVELEEDDNEWIYELKLVHDNKVIEVEYNATTLELMSIEGRNVLEFIKR, encoded by the coding sequence ATGTTAAATCAAAGCTTAAAACTTCGTACTTGGATCACCCTGCTGGGCTGCCTGTCATTACCGGTTATGGCTCAGCAAAGTGCCGGTCATGAATTTCTGCAAGATGCAGAACGACATGGAGCGCGAGTCGAGATTGATGAAGACCAAGACAAAGTGTTTGCAGCTGTACAACAGGGCCGTATCCGCCCGTTCTCAGAATTATATGCGGCGATTGATGAACAGCTTTATGGCCGCGTGATTAAAGTCGAACTCGAAGAAGACGACAACGAATGGATCTACGAACTCAAACTGGTGCATGACAATAAAGTGATTGAGGTGGAATACAACGCCACCACCCTTGAGCTAATGTCTATTGAAGGACGTAACGTGCTTGAGTTTATCAAACGCTAA